In Passer domesticus isolate bPasDom1 chromosome 1, bPasDom1.hap1, whole genome shotgun sequence, one DNA window encodes the following:
- the LOC135286009 gene encoding uncharacterized protein LOC135286009, whose amino-acid sequence MALEKQIPIDRARQELLKRLAISNANPTCKKALRTLPQDPEPTLTQLVDACNRLSTPEHAAAMQAEVLASAITTAQENTLKQQEKAVERQTQTLAEALIAFKGAIENQQIPRDSCYSCGQRGHFKRGCPRTRRRPLPRNSGCRGFCHNTNSFYPAQGFSYHLPGNVQSSTGQWRAMIQKPLHQRPETTTGHQVQNCNTSLQDFRPQCPQSHRTTQLSSLGPGTSAAGGLSSPVS is encoded by the exons atggcattagaaaagcagattccaatagaccgagccagacaagagttattaaaacggcttgcaatttctaatgcaaacccaacctgtaaaaaggcattacgtacattaccacaggatcctgagcccaccctgacacagctagtagatgcttgcaaccgcctgagcacccctgagcatgcagcagccatgcaggcagaagtattggccagtgccatcacaacagctcaagaaaacaccctaaagcagcaggaaaaagcagtagaaaggcaaacacaaaccctagcAGAAGCTTTAATAGCATTCAAAGGTGCAATTGAGAACCAACAAATTCCAAGGGACTCGTGCTATTCGTGtggtcagagaggtcattttaaaaggggatgtcctaggacccgcagaaggccattgccaagaaacagtggatgcagaggtttctgtcacaatactaacagcttttacccagcacagggtttttcgtaccatctgccgggaaacgtgcagtccagcacggggcagtggcGTGCAATGATACAAAAACCACTGCACCAGAGGCCAGagaccaccacaggccaccaagttcagaactgcaacacatccttgcaggacttccgaccacaatgtccccag agtcacagaacaacacagctgtcatcgcttggaccaggcacatcagccgcgggcggcctcagctcacctgtgtcctga
- the PTP4A3 gene encoding protein tyrosine phosphatase type IVA 3, whose protein sequence is MARMNRPAPVEVCYKNMRFLITHNPTNATLNTFLEDLKKYGATTVVRVCEVTYDKTPLEKDGITVMDWPFDDGAPPPSKIVEDWLNLLKTKFCEDPGCCVAVHCVAGLGRAPVLVALALIESGMKYEDAIQFIRQKRRGAINSKQLTYLEKYRPKQRLRFKDPHNHKNKCCIM, encoded by the exons ATGGCCCGGATGAACCGCCCTGCACCCGTGGAGGTCTGCTACAAAAACATGAGGTTCCTCATCACCCACAATCCCACCAATGCCACGCTCAACACCTTTTTGGAG GACCTGAAGAAGTACGGTGCCACCACGGTCGTGCGAGTGTGTGAAGTGACCTATGACAAGACCCCCCTGGAGAAGGACGGCATCACTGTCATG GATTGGCCATTTGATgatggagcacctcctcccagCAAGATTGTGGAAGATTGGCTCAACTTGCTGAAGACCAAGTTCTGCGAGGACCCCGGTTGCTGCGTGGCCGTGCACTGCGTGGCCGGCCTGGGGCG CGCTCCCGTTCTTGTCGCGCTGGCCTTGATCGAGAGTGGGATGAAGTATGAAGATGCCATCCAGTTCATCCGACA GAAGCGCAGAGGAGCCATCAACAGCAAGCAGCTGACCTACTTGGAAAAATACCGACCAAAGCAGAGACTCCGATTTAAGGACCCTCATAACCACAAGAACAAATGCTGCATCATGTAA